One genomic region from Enoplosus armatus isolate fEnoArm2 chromosome 17, fEnoArm2.hap1, whole genome shotgun sequence encodes:
- the mfsd11 gene encoding UNC93-like protein MFSD11, whose translation MSPEGKKLLNIIILGFGFMFMFTAFQTCGNIEQTVIKSFNSTEFHGSGYTSMAIIYGVFSGSNLIAPSVVTVIGPQLSMFFSGLLYSGYIAMFIYPYTWSFYTASVLVGIGAAVLWTAQGNVLAINSTDNTIGRNSGIFWALLQFSLFFGNLYIYCAWHGHVHITDKDRQTVFISLTVISLVGCFLFFLIRKPDPEPAPSEVSESLLQAESTDSCSTASSPRSGLSSQALDAFVQACKIFVTKEMLLLSISIGYTGLELTFYSGVYGTCIGAMSRFGQDAKSLIGISGIFIGIGEILGGGVFGMLNKCNRFGRNPVVLLGLITHFVAFYLIFLNIASDAPIAPEAGTDVLAYINPSVEVAMLCSFLLGFGDSCFNTQLLSIIGFMFRNNSAPAFAVFKFMQSIMAALAFFYSNYLLLHWQLLILVVVGFLGSMTFFVAEGLAESSRRESDYDSI comes from the exons ATGAGTCCAGAAGGGAAGAAGCTGTTAAACATCATTATCTTAGGCTTCGGCTTTATGTTCATGTTCACTGCTTTTCAAACATGCGGCAATATAGag CAAACAGTTATCAAGAGCTTCAATAGCACTGAGTTCCACGGGAGCGGATACACAAG CATGGCCATCATCTATGGAGTTTTCTCTGGATCCAACCTGATCGCCCCTTCAGTGGTGACTGTCATTGGGCCGCAGCTATCAATGTTTTTTAGTGGGCTTTTGTACAG CGGCTACATTGCTATGTTCATTTACCCGTACACATGGAGCTTCTATACAGCGTCTGTGTTGGTTGGAATAGGAGCAGCAG tcTTGTGGACGGCTCAGGGAAACGTGCTCGCCATCAACTCCACCGATAACACAATTGGAAGAAATAGCGGCATATTTTGGGCACTGCTGCAGTTCAG CTTATTCTTTGGAAATCTGTACATATACTGTGCCTGGCATGGACACGTTCACATAACAG ACAAAGACCGTCAGACGGTGTTCATCTCTCTCACGGTGATCAGTCTGGTGGGttgcttcctcttctttttgatCCGGAAGCCTGACCCTGAACCTGCTCCCTCTGAGGTGTCGGAGTCGCTGCTGCAGGCTGAATCCACAGACAGCTGCTCCACAGCGAG CTCGCCTCGCTCAGGCCTCAGCTCACAAGCTCTGGACGCTTTTG TTCAAGCCTGTAAAATATTCGTCACCaaagagatgctgctgctgagcatCTCCATAGGATACACAG GCTTGGAGCTCACGTTTTACAGCGGGGTGTACGGGACCTGTATCGGAGCCATGTCCCGGTTTGGCCAAGATGCAAAGAGCTTGATCGGCATCTCTGGCATTTTCATCGGCATCGGCGAGATCTTAG GAGGGGGCGTGTTCGGGATGCTGAACAAGTGCAACCGGTTTGGGAGGAACCCAGTGGTGCTGCTGGGGCTCATCACCCACTTTGTTGCCTTTTACCTGATTTTCCTCAACATTGCCAGCGACGCACCGATAGCCCCGGAGGCAGGAACAGATGTGCTGGCCTACATCAACCCCAG TGTCGAGGTGGCAATGCTGTGCAGCTTCTTGCTTGGTTTTGGCGACAGCTGCTTCAACACTCAGCTCCTCAGCATCATCGGCTTCATGTTCCGCAACAACAGCGCCCCCGCCTTCGCTGTCTTCAAGTTCATGCAG TCCATCATGGCCGCTCTGGCCTTCTTCTACAGTAACtatctgctgctgcactggCAGCTGCTCATCCTGGTCGTGGTGGGTTTTCTGGGCTCCATGACCTTCTTTGTGGCCGAGGGGCTGGCCGAGTCCAGCAGGCGAGAATCAGACTACGACAgcatctga